In Aegilops tauschii subsp. strangulata cultivar AL8/78 chromosome 3, Aet v6.0, whole genome shotgun sequence, one genomic interval encodes:
- the LOC109764161 gene encoding carbon catabolite repressor protein 4 homolog 6, with translation MRVVPSAFLRRAASMSSHYNRRGSSRPHRGYSSRPPPPSAYAAAELVSGDSHLSTVPSANDSLRRGGVPRAPPPQYRHGPQFQPPPYGYGYGQPQPQPQPQVQPYGFVPYNYSHPPQTPFPGPQYGYGTPNQYGHWHPQPYSVVPPNGGFLPRNAGFRPAAPQLHPSLAQYKREWRSVQKLPPRHAERFKVLSYNILADYLAQEHQDLYRDIPSFIMDWNWRKNRIGLEISWWRPDIICFQEVDKFTDLEQEMSTRGYSGIWKMRTGNAVDGCAIFWRTARFRLCYKEDIEFNKLGLRDNVAQLCVLESVFRRNVQTVSTHLSTSPIHPQQAKQVVICNIHVLYNPKRGDIKLGQIRTLLDQAYATSKRWNDAPVILCGDFNAAPKSPLYNFISEQKLNLFGLARNAISGQQTSSHGLYTGSNTSRYTFRPPLHTTNGGEGRIITRDVHKPQSEAKSLVRDSCLAGREPVLTATASTSCFNSESSKYFGNNRSCSGPSNLEEQGLSSCLAGLAKDAYNSDGEDHVKATEREDGVAVDSSSEECSGGIKVESKEPDVGGVQCSQTDVCDAAFQSDSSEAIDGRHLLSSYELSGRIDSVRELRGVIRKDSNSQGDLSGNVICEDVTGGFEGNSFQSDTSLNVSKENPGEKEKCNESMSGQNNYTIPESESSHFSDSLKSADARDKMSNMRVEEEINTGSTHLTSPVELTHQINSATSDSCGNQCTPEVTNKHLDSYSCPEEFGNHACSVEDDVTANENLCSNVISDPTSFKEFSGDNECLHVDNDQLPKISNGSLHAHKVVPYGGYYNDPYRWTVDEIKAATGKEECTYVEHNLKVRSVYTDVEDFNGTKDANKEPLVTSYNRKFMGTVDYVWASEDLQTVSVLDTFPEVILKETNGFPTKKWGSDHIALVCELAFKE, from the exons ATGCGCGTCGTCCCCTCAGCTTTTCTCCGTCGCGCCGCCTCGATGTCCTCTCACTACAAC CGCCGAGGATCCTCGCGACCTCACCGCGGATACTCCTCCCGCCCCCCGCCGCCTTCCGCCtacgccgccgccgagctcgttaGCGGCGATTCTCACCTCAGCACTGTGCCCTCTGCCAACGATTCCCTCCGCCGCGGCGGGGTTCCTCGCGCGCCTCCACCGCAGTACAGGCACGGGCCGCAGTTCCAGCCGCCGCCGTATGGATATGGCTACGGCCAACCTCAACCACAGCCGCAGCCGCAGGTTCAGCCTTACGGGTTTGTGCCGTACAACTACAGCCATCCGCCGCAGACGCCGTTCCCAGGCCCTCAGTACGGCTATGGGACTCCGAATCAGTACGGTCACTGGCATCCACAGCCATACAGCGTTGTGCCACCGAATGGAGGGTTCCTGCCACGGAATGCTGGGTTCCGACCTGCGGCGCCGCAGCTGCATCCAAGTCTGGCACAGTACAAACGAGAGTGGCGATCTGTGCAGAAGCTGCCACCTCGCCATGCTG AGAGGTTTAAGGTTCTGTCATACAATATACTGGCGGACTATCTGGCCCAGGAGCACCAAGATCTTTATAGAGACATACCATCATTCATCATGGACTGGAACTGGCGTAAGAATAGGATAGGTTTAGAGATCAGCTGGTGGCGTCCAGATATTATATGTTTTCAG GAGGTAGACAAATTTACAGACCTTGAACAAGAAATGTCAACCCGAGGATATAGCGGCATATGGAAG ATGCGGACTGGAAATGCTGTTGATGGATGTGCCATATTTTGGAGGACAGCAAG GTTCCGGTTGTGTTATAAAGAAGACATCGAGTTCAATAAGCTTGGGCTTCGGGATAATGTTGCACAGCTCTGTGTTTTAGAA tcagtgtttcgaagaaatgTGCAAACTGTGTCTACTCACTTATCTACTAG CCCTATCCATCCACAACAAGCCAAACAAGTTGTTATATGTAACATTCATGTTCTTTATAATCCGAAGAGAGGGGATATAAAACTTGgccag ATAAGGACACTCCTTGACCAAGCTTATGCTACATCTAAGAGGTGGAATGATGCTCCGGTAATACTCTGTGGGGACTTCAACGCTGCACCGAAG AGCCCGCTGTACAATTTTATATCAGAGCAAAAG TTGAATTTGTTTGGGCTTGCAAGAAATGCTATATCAGGGCAGCAAACTAGTTCACATGGGCTTTATACTGGTTCTAACACATCTCG TTATACATTCCGTCCACCTTTACACACGACCAATGGTGGAGAGGGAAGAATAATTACTCGAGATGTCCATAAGCCTCAAAGTGAAGCAAAAAGTTTGGTCAGAGATTCTTGCCTTGCTGGAAGAGAACCTGTTTTGACTGCTACTGCTTCAACATCTTGCTTTAACTCTGAATCGAGTAAATATTTTGGCAACAATAGATCTTGTTCTGGCCCTAGTAATCTTGAAGAGCAAGGATTATCAAGCTGTTTGGCAGGTCTTGCAAAGGATGCCTATAATTCTGATGGTGAAGACCATGTAAAGGCAACTGAACGTGAAGACGGTGTGGCTGTTGACAGCTCCTCTGAAGAATGTTCTGGAGGAATCAAAGTTGAATCAAAAGAACCTGACGTTGGTGGTGTCCAATGTTCACAAACTGATGTATGTGATGCGGCCTTCCAGTCAGATTCAAGTGAAGCAATTGATGGCAGACACCTACTTTCATCTTATGAACTATCTGGGCGTATAGATTCTGTCCGAGAATTAAGAGGTGTTATCCGTAAGGATTCAAATTCCCAGGGAGACTTGTCTGGGAATGTGATTTGTGAAGATGTCACAGGTGGTTTTGAAGGAAATAGTTTTCAATCAGATACGTCGTTGAATGTATCAAAAGAAAACCCTGGTGAAAAGGAAAAGTGCAATGAATCTATGTCTGGTCAGAACAATTATACAATTCCCGAGTCAGAATCATCCCATTTCAGTGATTCTCTGAAGTCTGCTGATGCACGGGATAAAATGAGTAATATGAGAGTAGAAGAAGAAATTAATACTGGATCAACTCACTTAACATCTCCAGTAGAACTAACGCATCAAATAAATAGTGCTACTTCAGATTCCTGTGGCAATCAGTGTACTCCTGAAGTAACCAACAAGCATTTAGACTCGTATTCCTGTCCAGAAGAGTTTGGAAATCATGCTTGTTCTGTTGAGGATGATGTCACAGCTAATGAAAATTTGTGCTCCAATGTGATATCTGACCCTACCTCCTTCAAAGAGTTCTCTGGTGATAATGAATGCTTACATGTGGATAATGATCAGCTGCCAAAAATTTCAAATGGTTCACTACATGCTCACAAGGTGGTTCCTTATGGAGGGTACTATAATGATCCGTACAGGTGGACAGTAGATGAAATCAAGGCTGCTACTGGGAAGGAAGAGTGTACTTATGTGGAACATAATTTGAAAGTAAGGAGTGTCTACACAGATGTGGAG GATTTTAATGGGACAAAAGATGCCAATAAGGAGCCCTTGGTAACCAGTTACAACAGAAAATTTATGGGGACAGTGGACTACGTATG GGCTTCTGAAGATCTTCAGACTGTTAGCGTGCTAGATACATTTCCGGAAGTGATTTTGAAGGAAACAAATGGATTCCCCACAAAG AAATGGGGAAGTGATCATATCGCATTGGTCTGCGAACTGGCGTTTAAGGAATGA